The proteins below are encoded in one region of Populus alba chromosome 2, ASM523922v2, whole genome shotgun sequence:
- the LOC118044467 gene encoding germin-like protein subfamily 2 member 4 encodes MAAVVTYLVIFTVISSALAYDPDMLQDLCVANTSAGIKVNGFTCKAETNITEADFFFDGLAKPGKVNSSVGSLVTGGNVEKIPGLNTLGVSLSRIDYAPDGLNPPHTHPRATEMIFVLEGELDVGFITTANKLISKTVKKGEVFVFPRGLVHFQKNNDDKAASVISAFNSQLPGTQSIAMTLFTSTPAVPDNVLTKAFQVGTKEIDKIKTKLAPKKS; translated from the exons ATGGCAGCTGTTGTCACCTATCTGGTCATCTTTACTGTCATCTCCAGCGCCCTCGCTTACGATCCTGACATGCTTCAAGACCTCTGCGTGGCTAATACTTCTGCAG GAATTAAAGTGAATGGGTTTACATGCAAGGCAGAGACGAATATCACTGAAGCTGATTTTTTCTTTGACGGTCTAGCCAAACCAGGAAAAGTGAACAGTTCAGTAGGATCACTTGTAACAGGAGGCAATGTTGAGAAAATCCCAGGCCTGAACACCCTAGGGGTGTCACTGTCTCGTATTGACTATGCTCCGGACGGCCTTAACCCGCCTCACACTCACCCCCGAGCCACTGAGATGATCTTTGTGTTGGAAGGTGAACTGGATGTTGGATTTATCACCACTGCAAACAAACTGATCTCAAAGACTGTCAAGAAAGGCGAAGTCTTTGTGTTCCCTAGAGGTTTAGTTCATTTCCAGAAGAACAACGATGACAAGGCAGCCTCTGTGATTTCAGCATTCAATAGTCAGTTGCCTGGTACCCAGTCCATTGCCATGACCTTGTTTACTTCAACCCCAGCAGTTCCTGACAATGTCTTGACTAAAGCTTTCCAAGTTGGTACCAAGGAGATTGACAAGATCAAAACCAAGCTTGCCCCCAAGAAGTCCTAA
- the LOC118044427 gene encoding putative expansin-A17: MAYLSIFSCAIFLFPGLFCKQPHVLASATWLRAHATFHGGSDGSALLNDGESCGGRRYRIVCDAANDPQWCLKGKSITITATDYCPPNYRRASENGGCCNPPRPHFDLSRPAFQAKAKYRAGIVPILYRKVTCKRRGGFRFTINVGSYFELVLISNVGGAGEISKSWIKGSKSNKWEAMTRNWGANWQSLSYLMVRACPSDSKPVMGKS, encoded by the exons ATGGCATATCTTTCCATTTTCAGCTGTGCAATCTTTTTGTTTCCGGGTCTCTTCTGCAAACAACCTCACGTACTTGCCTCGGCGACATGGCTACGTGCCCATGCAACTTTCCATGGTGGAAGTGATGGTTCTG CTTTGCTCAATGATGGCGAGTCATGTGGCGGCCGGCGCTATCGGATAGTTTGTGATGCAGCCAATGACCCTCAATGGTGCCTTAAGGGTAAATCCATTACCATTACTGCTACTGATTACTGTCCGCCTAACTATCGTCGTGCTAGTGAAAATGGAGGATGCTGCAATCCTCCTCGACCGCACTTCGACTTGTCTCGACCTGCCTTCCAGGCTAAAGCCAAGTACAGAGCTGGAATTGTACCTATTCTCTACAGGAA GGTGACATGCAAGAGAAGGGGAGGCTTCAGATTTACCATCAATGTAGGGAGCTACTTTGAGCTGGTGCTTATATCAAATGTCGGGGGAGCTGGAGAGATCTCTAAGTCATGGATCAAAGGGTCTAAATCCAATAAATGGGAAGCCATGACAAGAAATTGGGGTGCCAATTGGCAGAGCCTGAGCTATCTAATGGTCAGAGCCTGTCCTTCAGACTCCAAACCAGTGATGGGAAAATCGTAA